ACGCCGTTCCGCCAGTTGATGCAGGAGTTGGTGCTCGGCCCACTTGGTATGTTCGACAGCGACTACGCCCAGCCGCTGCCCGAGGACAGGCACAACCAGGCGGCCGTCGCACACGACGATCTCGGCCAACCCATCGAGGGACGCTGGCACAGCTACCCCGAACTCGCCGCCGCCGGTCTCTGGACAACTCCGAGCGATCTCCTCACCTTCGCCCAAGCCATCAAGAACTCGTACGACGGTGTTGAAGGCGCACCGTTGTCGCCGGAACTCGCGCGCGAAGCCCTGACGCCACAGGTGCCGTCGTCGGAACGGATCGGCGGACTCGAGGCGCTCGGTCTCGGCCTGTTCCTCGGGCAAGCTGGCCGCCTGTTCGGACACAGCGGGTCGAACGCCGGGTTCAGGTGCCACCTGCTCGCGTATCGGGAGACCGGACAAGGCGCGGCGGTGATGACGAATGGCGACAACGGCAGCTGGGTTGTGGAGAAGGCCTTCGTGAACATCGCTTCGGCGTACGGGTGGGCGGACTATCCCGCAACGGTCAGTGAGCGGGTGGGCCCCGATGTCGACGTGTTGGCAGGGTGGGTCGGGACTTACCGACTGCGGGAGGGCTTGAGTTTGGAGGTCGAGCGGTCCGGGACGGAGCTCGTGGTGAAGTTCCCTGGGCAGTCACCGTTGCGGTTCCGGGCGATGTCCGGAGATCGGTT
The window above is part of the Kribbella voronezhensis genome. Proteins encoded here:
- a CDS encoding serine hydrolase domain-containing protein — encoded protein: MTNVVKAEIEADLAEFQVPGVSWAVIEGGQIVEHGSAGLVDAGRSDLVTERTLFQACSISKPVAVLAALRLVDQGLLDLDEDVNNRLKSWRVPRTGDWQPVVTLRQLVSHSAGLTVHGFPGYLYGEELPNLRQLLDGVPPATNFGVRVDTVPGTQFRYSGGGTLVVQQLLEDVTGTPFRQLMQELVLGPLGMFDSDYAQPLPEDRHNQAAVAHDDLGQPIEGRWHSYPELAAAGLWTTPSDLLTFAQAIKNSYDGVEGAPLSPELAREALTPQVPSSERIGGLEALGLGLFLGQAGRLFGHSGSNAGFRCHLLAYRETGQGAAVMTNGDNGSWVVEKAFVNIASAYGWADYPATVSERVGPDVDVLAGWVGTYRLREGLSLEVERSGTELVVKFPGQSPLRFRAMSGDRFGASTADTELRFDDGGVVFVQNGEEIRCPRE